The DNA region aaatattttttatgtgGTTTTAAAGCTTCTGAACCTGGTGGCTGGTAAATGCTGCAATGGGATGGCAATGTTTCAAATAGACCTAGCTTGTGTATCACTCACTTGCTATCATCAGAAATACTTTAAGAAATGATGATATTGGAAACTTCTTTCGATTCGTATTAACAGCTTAAGGAAAAGAACATTGGCATGAATTACCCTCTGTGAACAAGAAGCACCACATTATAAATATTTTCAaagatgtgagataattaacttgtTCTCTGTAATATCGTATGGCTTTGCAATCATGATAATACATACGTAGGAAAATAGGCATGTTTTTCGACTCATACCCtgactttaacttcttatggctgcagcccgacgccggtacacttttgacaacagccagctcaagtggagggcgcgaaattcaaaatatatattttttaaatatttaactttcacacattaacaagtccaatacagcatatgaaaggtacacatcttgtgaatccatccaacatgtccgatttttaaaatgttttgcagggaagacacaatatgtaaatctattagctaaccacgttagcaaaagacaccactttttttactccaacagttttttactccatcagtagctatcacaaattcgaccaaataaagatataaatagccactaaccaagaaacaacttcatcagatgacagtctgataacatatttattgtatagcatatgttttgttagaaaaatgtgcatatttcaggtataaatcatagtttacattgcagctacagtcagaaattgcaccgaaagcagccataaaacttagacaccaacatcaaatacctaattactcatcataaaacatttctgaaaaatacatagtgtacagcaattgaaagacaggcatcttgtgattccagacaatatttccgatttaataagtgttttacagcggggaataaatgtagcgttatattagcttagcacaatagccagaaacacttgggcgccggcgactacgacagatatatgaaataacatcataaattgggtcttacttttgctgatctttcatcagaatgttggacaaggtgtcctttgtccagaacagtcgttgtttggattcagaacagacactttccctcttcatttagcaagcgcgctagccgggtggcacgacactctccgtgtcaacaaacggaagagaacggaacacggcaaaactcccgaaaaaaaattcaataatctgatgaaaccatattgaaaaaacatactttacgatgatatggtgacatgtatcaaataaaatcaaagccggagattgtagtcgcctataacggcagctaaacaaaaggcaatccgactgtccagctcgcgctcttcagagtaccgaaaatggtggacacgtcattccaagatgatgtgttccatctcagaccaagataatcaactaatttcttctctcacagcctcttgacacccagaggaaggtgtatgacatgtgtatgtgcatgtatactaataggtcttgtgcccatttacaggcaggaagaagaacagagcatcgatttcagactttccacttccgggtcaggaaatgtgctgcagaatgagttctgtttcacccagataaataattcaaacggttttagaaactagagagtgttttctatccaatagtaataataatatgcatattgtacgagcaataattgagtacgaggccgtttgaaatgggcccattttatctggctactcaatactgccccttgcagccaaaACAGCTTAAAGAAGGGATTTTTGTGAGAATTTGCTTAGGAACTGCTTGTCACAGCATGACAATGTGAACTCGATTGGTCGATAGTCTCTTGGACGGGCGTTATATACgctttgacattttctggaatagtTTTTCTTTGAAAACGTTTTTGTTTACTTGGCTGCACTGTATTGttcatctctgaaactcactgagataattcctttgatacagcagtagcaatacagggatataacatctacagaaaagacaggaaaggttatgggggaggtgttgctgtatacagtacattctgaaactattcagaccccttgactttttccacattttgttacgttaaagccttactctaaaattgattatttttttccccctttcattttgctaatttatttggcacatctgcattaggggagtttctcccatccttctctgcagatcctctctagctctgtcaagttggatggggaacaTCACCGCACAcctatttcaggtctctccagagatgttagatcaggctcaagcccgggctctggctatgtcactcaaggacattgagacttatcccgaagccactcctgcgttgtcttggctgtgtgcttagggtcgtggtcctgttggacggtgaacctttgcccccagtctgaggtcctgagtgctctggagcaggtctttcatcaaggatctctctgcactttgctccgttaatatttccctcgatcctgactagtctcccagtccctgctgctgaaaaacatccccactgcatcatgctgccaccaccatgcttcactgtggagatggggccagttttcctccagacgtggcgcttggcattcaggccgaagagttcTATCTTTGTTTCATCAAGCCAGtttgccttttgtcaaactccaagcaggctgtcatgtgccttttactgaggagtggtttccgtctggccactctactataaaggtctgattggtggagtgctgcagagatggttgtccttctggaaggttctcccatctccacagaggaactctggagctctgtcagagtgaccatcatgtttttggtcacctccctgaccaaggcccttctcccccaattgctcagtttggccaggtgaccagctctaggaagagtattacatttaagaataatggaggccactgtgttcttagggacattcaatgctgcagcatttgttttgttggtacccttctccagatctgtgcctcgacacaatcctgtcttggagctatacagacaattccttcgacctcattgcttgtttttttctctgacatgcactgtcaactctgggaccttatatatacaggtgtgtgccttccaaatcatgtccaatcaattgaatttactacaggtggactccgaaCAAGTTGTAGATGCATCTCAaagatgattaatggaaacaggatgcacctgaaagcaatttcgagtctcatagcaaagggtctgaatacttatgtaaataagttatttctgttttttacctGTTTTCAGTTTttcattattgtgtgtagaatcctcattaatctatttgtttaaatccatttaaaaataaagctgtaacataacaaaatgtggaggggGTCTGAACTTCCTGAATGAACtgttttatttcattttaaaaacgttacctttatttaactcccaattacggccggttgtgacacagcctggactcgaaccagggtgtctggtAGTGACACcttaagcactgagatgcagtgtcttagtccgctgcaccactcagtagCCCCATAATCGTGTTATAGTGCTGTCCACAACTAAAATAAATATTGGTCAAACAAGAGTCGTCTGTTCTTTTTACCAATCGATTGGTTGAAATGTTATGTGTAtgtttccatatatagacacaacccatgtgttttaataaaatcaactatatgtactgaactggtctgatgctttaagcacgctGTTTGatcaaataattaagacacacaaatgactcgagggagccagagatcaagataaccTAACCAGAAGGAGAACAATTCTGCCGTTATGCGCCTGAAGTTTCCGGTAATGGACTACACCAGCGGTCTGCAACCtccatttggagtgccaagttatcttaccatttctactgatctgtgtGCCAGTTACGATTTTCATAGATacattttactggaacagtttcatttaatttataatagtatctcaaaatcattgtctgtgattaatctacattctatctaaatctaaaagaaaattatacaaatctaaaagtaacttctgttgccattgccaactatgtaaaaatagtctACATAAagtcaacaaataaaaacattgcagcctgcaggtagaaaatatcctataaatcacatttgctgcacatggcctgtctacaacgaacttgaaacattgtatcaactatcaactgggtcgGCCCAAAACTCGAGATAGCAAGCTTGCaatattgtataaaatattctgggccctcagagtttcccgGCCAGTGAGttcgggacagacacagctgttggctatttgtgcaaaggataagaagtaatccgttttttttatgacatttccactggatcagaacattaCATTTTTCCTTTTTATGCCGAGGGGTTATCGAAAGGGggagagctggaaatattttatgaaaatactttgaggaactattgtcattcgcaATTATTTTGATTAGActtttacttgctgtttgaggtgaagcaaaaattactttgagaagctccacaactcattagtggtggtgcgttaagacaatcagaaatactatcagacatccccaaatgggcacattcataggcctacatttgcacgCAGAACAGGTAGACTaatcctacttctatatgcgtaatcaggtgtgcgtccttactcaacattgacaggagtgtttcaaacaaaagacaattaataaattgacaaaactgaCGCATCTTGCGGGGTAAGGTCTGGGTGATCTGCCACGGGCCGTTTCCTTTAGTATCCGTTTGGGTCGGCATGGGGAATGATTGtatttccccatagtatgttgtaccgaagttgaCCAACTGAAAGGGAGTGTAACTTTATGACTATAATTACtcttccctgaaggagggaaacaagGTACAACACCTGTTTGTTCCCGCCCCTTTCCTGGGTCCGTGAAGAGCGGTATTAAATTGAAGGAATAAATCTGAGCCTCACGCTCATCACCTGTGGAAGGTAGGGCTTCCAGTGAGGCACGGATTTAGTAGTaagttgtacctagtttccctccttcagggaacagtagttataggcataacatgtggatttaatagtatgttgtacctagtttccctcttTCAGTGagcagtagttatagtcataacgttaagcttgtcatatgatgaacttcaacttaaatactgGATCTTGCTGTCAGACAGTTTTTTGTATTCTGAAATGCACTCGAACTATGTATCATTTAGTGTCTCCTTATGTTacgctgggaaaacagttttcatgggcacagaaataCTAAATCATTTCAGTCTGCAAAATCCAATGGTTCTAACCGAGAGTCaccttaactttattgacaacacccaaatggatactcTCATTTACGCGgttttcaataattacacataatacttaatactgtagctgttttgttagtcacatgttcaactatcatcagctgatccaggaaatcattttctgaatgacagtcaaatgacaaatatcacgacatgcaacaacaaccaaagtgcttcttcattcattactctggtaaagacagttatgccatGCTCCATGTTGaatccaacatccctaacaaattgatgtttatagtgtgttattgtctgcttgatttacagtagggtctcgttagtctgtttggacacagagatacttagctcatattgtgtagagaactgttccttgatggataggctgttgtaaaacacacagagctattttcctttattcaggacatttagaatgacaaccattacagagtagcctagtgggattattcactgtcacgagaattatgttctcaatgttcataaacccaATTCAATGAACTACTCAGCCTGAAACACAGAATTTGTAggaaactggttgaaatgaatcagacggaggcccagctacaATAGTTAGAAAATGTATTGCGCACTGCTCTATTGTacaaaacaattcattttatactggcttctcacgcacacacattcacactaacacagccatacacacacactttctcaccAGTCTTAGCACacaatgtcctgctacccagccgacaaagattaggggATTCTGTGAGACTtactccccctcctccttcaAGATAGGGAGACTGGGAAGTACTCTGTGGGCCCAGCCAAGGTCGGCACTGAATCTTGCtcagactgtctgtctgttattcAAATAAGGTTTATAGACATATTGTACAGACTATGGTCATACataattctaatcaatttcatactcATACGATTATACGGCTTCAAGGTTCAGAGTGGATTATTCTAGTCATTCATATAAATTCCATCAACATTCACAAAATTATCTGGTGATCAGGTTATTGAATGtcatgacaaatacattttcGTTTCCATGTTTCACCCGAAATATTAAATTATATATAAtcctaggtctatgttgttgttcgGTGAtgttatgggttctacagtaggtctatgttgttgttaggtgaagttatgggccaatttgttAAACACTTAGTGTACAAACCCTCATTGTCAGGGCGATGGCAACgccaaagagcattttactggttgaagtgttttaAGTATAAAGCAGTTGATTTGTGACAATAACACAAAGTTAAGTTGGagattcaaacgagccttacaatttAAATCTAAAGGTAGTGTGAAATTCTcactcataagcaacctgtaaatggaggctatttttgctgtcagcctatgagaactcccctgagttttctcCCACGGTGGTGAATTAGTAAATAGCGACAgagcttaatgtgagtttccttgagtagcactcctgatcttgctctgtaatattcagaatacattgtgaaaacgaaATTCTTCGCTCACCATTTCTgttccaggcagatatactacatccataactagtggtttcctcattagcagggaggagtttctacaactagatatactacatccataactagcggtttcctcattagcagggaggagtttctacaactagatatactacatccataactagcggtttcctcattaccacatatactacatccataactagcggtgtcctcattaccagatatactgcatccataactagtggtttcctcattagcagggaggagtttctacaactagatatactacatccataactagcggtttcctcattagcagggaggagtttctacaactagatatactacatccataactagcggtttcctcattaccacatatactacatccataactagcggtgtcctcattaccagatatactgcatccataactagtggtttcctcattaccagatatactacatccataactaatggtttcctcattagcagggaggagtttctacaactagatatactatattcataactagcggtttcctcattaccagatatactacatccataactagtggttttctcattaccagatatactacatccataactagtggtttcctcattaccagatatagtacatccataactagcggtttcctcattagcagggaggagtttcaAATTGTGTGTGCTTTGACAATGTGCCGCAATTTTAGCAAACACAGAAATTgtcctatattggagaccaaaagtcgtaTGGCTCATTGCTTAGGGTTTCAACAACTTTAAATTATTTCTAGCCTACCATCATCGAttttactactaatgtgaaaacaagactaAATTTGAATATtgttgctcattttaagacaattgtcaaataattgTAACATTCATCAgatgtcaattgttgtacaacatcatggctacgctgttggcatcaccttttacagtggattctgctgttgtgggcctttaaccatctgtctgactttgttgttcacacaggagataGACGGGACTactgtggatcctctggggagcctcaacaacctcatgatgctgacgaagcagagaagagtctctccagatcagaacacatcaagaaacaccagcagatatccacagggaagagaactcactgctgctctgactgtgggaagagattcacctcatcaggcattaaaattcaccagagaatccacacaggagagaaaccttacagctgtactcaatgtgggaagagttttgttcaatATAGCCATCTGaagatacaccagagaacacacacaggagagaaaccttatagctgtactcaatgtgggaagagttttagtcattcaaccagcctgatatcacaccagagaatacacacaggagagaaaccttatagctgtgatgaaTGTGGGAAGATTTTTACTACATCTAGAAATCTGACTCtacacaagagaacacacacaggagagaagccatatagctgtgatcaatgtgggaagagttttactcagctaagcagcctgacatcacaccagagaacacacacaggagagaaaccatataacTGTGATGAATGTGGGAAGATTTTTACTAGATCTAGCAATCTTGCTcgacaccagagaatacacacaggagagaaaccttttagctgtgatcaatgtgggaagagttttgttttaTCTTGCcttctgactgtacaccagagaatacacacaggagagaatctaTATAGCTGTGATGAATGTGGGAAGATTTTTACAAGGTCTAGcaatctgactctacaccagagaatacacacaggagagaaaccttttagctgtactcaatgtgggaagagttttactcagctaagcagcctgatatcacaccagagaacacacacaggtgagaaaccttttagctgtactcaatgtgggaagagttttactcagctaagcagcctgatatcacaccagagatcacacacaggagagaaaccatatagctgtgatgAATGTGGAAAGATTTTTGCTAGGTCCAGcaatctgactctacaccagagaatacacactggagagaaaccttttagctgtactcaatgtgggaagagttttactcagctaagcaacctgatatcacaccagagaacacacacaggagagaaaccatatagctgtgatcaatgtgggaagagttttgttcaatCTAGCCATCTGaagatacaccagagaacacacacaggagagaaaccttttagctgtgatcaatgtgggaagagttttgttcaatCTGGTGatctgacagtacaccagagaacacacacaggagagaagtattttagctgtgatcaatgtgggaagagttttgttacatctagccttctgacagtacaccagagaacacacacaggagagaaaccttatagctgtaatcaatgtggaaagagttttgttTCATCTACGGGtctgacagtacaccagagaacacacacaggagagaaaccttatagctgtcatCAATGTGTGAAGAGTTTTGCTACATCTGGGCagctgactgtacaccagagaacacacacagaatagAAATCGTATAGCTCTAATTGATGTGTGAAGAGTTTTCCTCAGTCAAACAGCCTGGtacaacaccagagaacacacacaggagagaaatctcttcgctgtgaccagagataatctgataaaagatctcagaTCAAATATCAGAAAGTACGTACATGAaagagttgtttcatgatatcaattaattaatgtcacaatgtagaatgttttaacattgtaggagtgttttaataatgtcacaatgtagaagccTAAATGTTTGCCCCTTTAtcaattgatttcaacatgatatggatattagcctcagggggaaaatccaggctctgaattgaaagttgtgttgtgttacacttaacatgttggtgacccactggaatcaaaatgcaacacttcaaattgtagctagctgttttctacaaattgtcctctaaccagtga from Salvelinus fontinalis isolate EN_2023a chromosome 26, ASM2944872v1, whole genome shotgun sequence includes:
- the LOC129824356 gene encoding zinc finger protein 883-like, which translates into the protein MSSLSYSPAKEEGVCWTEIEAFVKEEEEEEDVTVNEEEKAVSVKEEEDTFRVKEEEDVTVKEEGDAVFGVKEEVGEMTVTLKEEKEEEEEVGDLFNTRDRRDYCGSSGEPQQPHDADEAEKSLSRSEHIKKHQQISTGKRTHCCSDCGKRFTSSGIKIHQRIHTGEKPYSCTQCGKSFVQYSHLKIHQRTHTGEKPYSCTQCGKSFSHSTSLISHQRIHTGEKPYSCDECGKIFTTSRNLTLHKRTHTGEKPYSCDQCGKSFTQLSSLTSHQRTHTGEKPYNCDECGKIFTRSSNLARHQRIHTGEKPFSCDQCGKSFVLSCLLTVHQRIHTGENLYSCDECGKIFTRSSNLTLHQRIHTGEKPFSCTQCGKSFTQLSSLISHQRTHTGEKPFSCTQCGKSFTQLSSLISHQRSHTGEKPYSCDECGKIFARSSNLTLHQRIHTGEKPFSCTQCGKSFTQLSNLISHQRTHTGEKPYSCDQCGKSFVQSSHLKIHQRTHTGEKPFSCDQCGKSFVQSGDLTVHQRTHTGEKYFSCDQCGKSFVTSSLLTVHQRTHTGEKPYSCNQCGKSFVSSTGLTVHQRTHTGEKPYSCHQCVKSFATSGQLTVHQRTHTE